The Arcobacter sp. LA11 genome contains the following window.
TTATTAACTCTTACTATTCTATCTTTTGTAATTAAAATATCTATTTTTTTTACTGCTTGTATTTGTTGAGAAGCACTTCCTTTTGGAAGATTAATAGGTTCTTCAAATTCAATTACAGGAGCAGTTACCATTAATATCGCTAAAAGTACAAGCATAATATCAACTAAAGGCGTAATATTTAAATCAGGTTTTTGATTATAATCAAACATACCTACCCTTTAGCTATTAAAATTTCTGATTGTGCCTTTAAATATATATTTAATTCGTAAACTTTTCTTGTCAAAATTTGATGAAAAGTATAAGCGAATATAGCTACAAAAATACCAGCTGCAGTTGCAACTAAAGCTTCAGAAATAGCTGGAGCAATAACAGAAAAACCAACTTTAGAATGAGATGAAAACTTTGCAAATGATTCTAAAATACCAACAACAGTACCAAAAAGTCCAATAAATGGAGAAGTTGATGCAATAATTGATAACCAAGATATACCAACACTAGCTTCTTTTATAATATTTAATTCACAAGCGTGTAAAATCTCTTTTGTATTAGCATTATTTGCACATTTATGTAATGCAGATAAAGGACTAATAGAAGCATTTCTTGCAGTTAACGAATCTAAAGATTTTTTTTCATTGAAAATAGAAGATTTTAAAGATAAATATCTATAAATAAATATCCAAAAAACTAATAAGAAGTAAAATGACAGCGACAATAACACTAAAAGTGTTATTGCACTACCACTGCCTAAATAATTTAAAGCTGTATCAATCATTTCGTTTTTATGCGAATGAGTTGATTTTAGCTTCTACTGCTGCTAAAGATACATTTGCATCTTTTACAGAGTTTACTAAATCTTTTGCAGCATCAATATTTTTAGCAATTTCTGAGTTTTCACCAGAAGTAAGAGCTACTGCTCCATCTACTAAAACATCTACAGAACTTTCAGAAACTTTTACATGTCCCCAGTTAATAGCTACTGCTTCAGTTGAGTCTGCTTTTTCTATAATAATTACGCCAACAGTTAATGATGATACTAAAGATGCGTGTCCTGGAAGAACACCAAACTCTCCCTCTTTACCAGGAAGAGTTACAGTTTTAACGTCATCATTAAAAATTTGACCATTTGGTGCAACTATCGATAATTTCATTGTATCCATAAAGTCGCCTTTAATTATTTCATTCCCTCAGCTTTAGCTAGAGCTTCATCAATTCCACCAACCATATAGAATGCCATTTCAGGAATATCATCATACTTACCATCTAAGATTCCTTTGAATCCAGCAATAGTATCATTTAATTCAACGTATTTACCAGGAGAACCTGTAAATACTTCTGCAACGAAGAATGGTTGAGATAAGAATCTCTCAATTTTTCTAGCTCTAACAACTACCAACTTATCTTCTTCTGATAACTCATCCATACCAAGAATTGCAATAATATCTTG
Protein-coding sequences here:
- a CDS encoding MotA/TolQ/ExbB proton channel family protein, with translation MIDTALNYLGSGSAITLLVLLSLSFYFLLVFWIFIYRYLSLKSSIFNEKKSLDSLTARNASISPLSALHKCANNANTKEILHACELNIIKEASVGISWLSIIASTSPFIGLFGTVVGILESFAKFSSHSKVGFSVIAPAISEALVATAAGIFVAIFAYTFHQILTRKVYELNIYLKAQSEILIAKG
- a CDS encoding biopolymer transporter ExbD, whose protein sequence is MFDYNQKPDLNITPLVDIMLVLLAILMVTAPVIEFEEPINLPKGSASQQIQAVKKIDILITKDRIVRVNKKKYELNNFADNFVLYAKEKDRKTPIHIRAEKTLIYDDIMHVLKSVKEAGFYKVALITDG
- the atpC gene encoding ATP synthase F1 subunit epsilon translates to MDTMKLSIVAPNGQIFNDDVKTVTLPGKEGEFGVLPGHASLVSSLTVGVIIIEKADSTEAVAINWGHVKVSESSVDVLVDGAVALTSGENSEIAKNIDAAKDLVNSVKDANVSLAAVEAKINSFA